A stretch of the Photobacterium toruni genome encodes the following:
- the grpE gene encoding nucleotide exchange factor GrpE — protein MTNKNHNVQDEQLNDTVEAVEVEAVEGEFVESEQELYAARIAELEAALLAKDAEVNEIKDAALRARAEGENVRRRSEQEIDKARKYALNKFAEELLPVIDNLERAIEMADKNNDATKAMMEGVELTLMTMTTTVGKFGLKVIDPQGEAFNPEFHQAMAMQESADFAPNTVMAVMQKGYELNGRVIRPAMVMVSKAAAGNVNTQA, from the coding sequence ATGACTAACAAAAACCACAATGTACAGGATGAGCAGCTAAACGATACAGTTGAAGCTGTTGAAGTCGAGGCTGTCGAGGGTGAGTTTGTTGAATCTGAGCAAGAGTTATATGCAGCTCGTATTGCAGAATTAGAAGCTGCTTTATTAGCAAAAGATGCAGAAGTAAACGAAATAAAAGATGCAGCATTGCGCGCGCGTGCTGAAGGCGAAAATGTTCGTCGTCGTTCTGAGCAAGAAATTGATAAAGCACGTAAGTATGCGTTAAACAAATTTGCTGAAGAATTATTGCCTGTTATTGATAATCTTGAGCGCGCTATTGAAATGGCCGACAAGAATAACGATGCAACCAAAGCAATGATGGAAGGTGTTGAACTAACATTGATGACAATGACAACAACGGTTGGCAAATTTGGTCTAAAAGTAATTGATCCACAAGGTGAAGCTTTTAATCCTGAATTCCATCAAGCAATGGCTATGCAAGAAAGTGCTGATTTTGCACCTAATACAGTAATGGCTGTAATGCAAAAAGGTTACGAGTTAAATGGCCGAGTGATCCGTCCTGCAATGGTTATGGTATCAAAAGCGGCTGCGGGTAATGTGAATACTCAAGCGTAA